GTCGGTGTCGTCACACTCACAGGGCTTGGCCTCAAATTCTCGGGCGCCATCATCGCTTTGGCCCATGGTAACCTTTACCTCACCCTCTTTTTTGCCATGATCGCCTCGCTCATCCTGGGTATGGGCCTGCCAACCACCGCGGCGTACATCATTTGCGCGATCCTCGCCGTTCCGGCCCTTACAAACCTCGGCATCGGGGTCCTTTCCGCACACCTTTTCGTCTTTTATTTCGCTATCATATCTGCCATAACCCCTCCAGTGGCTCTTGCCGCATATGCCGGGTCAGCGATTGCCAAGAGCTCGCCGATGCAGACGGCTGTAACGGCATGCCGGATAGGTCTGGCGGCCTTCATCATACCTTATATGTTTGTTTTTAACCCTGCCCTCTTAATGTCCGGCAGCGCCCTCTCGATCATCTGGGTCACCTTGACTGCCTCTGTGGGTGTCTTCCTCCTGTCATGCGCAACGATTGGATGGTTCCTTACCAGGATCACCACGTGGGAGAGGGTAATGCTCTTCATCACTTCCATTCTTCTCATCGAACCTCGTTTGATCACGGACATAATAGCCGTTGCGCTGCTCATACCTGTCCTGATAAGTCAGATCGCCCTTCAGAGAAGGAAAAAGGCCGAGGCAGTATAGAGAGAAACTGAGGGAAAAAGGATTCGAGAACGAGAGTCTTTAAAAAAAGGAAAAGGGCCAGTCAACAGACTGGCCCTTTATTGTGTCACATCCTTATGTGTCTTATGCTGACTTTTCCATGGCGATAATGGCGGCGCCGAGTGAGCCGATGATCTGAGGCTCGACATGGATCTTCAACTGCGTACCGAGCGCTGCTTCCAGGGCCTTCACCACTCCAATATTTTTGGCGACCCCGCCCGCCATGATGACGTCATTCTGAATACCGCCCAGTCTGTTGATGAGCCCCATTGTCCTGTCGGCGATGGCCTTGTGTATACCATAAAGGATATCTTCCAGCTCTTCACCTTCACTGACCAGGGATATCACCTCTGACTCAGCAAAAACGGTGCAAATACTGCTAATGGTCAATTCTTTCTTGTGTTTCAACGAAAAATCACCGATCCTGTCAAGTTCCACGTTCAGCGCCTTGGCCATGACCTCGACAAACCTTCCGGTCCCAGCGGCACATTTATCGTTCATTTCAAACTCGATGACGCGGCCCTTTTCATCAATCCTTATAACTTTCGTATCCTGGCCGCCAATATCGATGATCGTTCTAGCCTGCGGGAAAAGATGGTTGACGCCTCTCGCAATGCATGTGATCTCCGTAACTGCCTGCTTGGCAAAGGCCGCTCTTTTTCTCCCGCAACCGGTTGCTACAATATAGGATACATCTGAAGGGCTTTTGCCCGGATAGGCAAGCACTTTTTCGAGTGCCATTTCAGCCGTTTTCCTGGAATCCGCACCTGTTTGAAGGATGGTATAACCCAATATCCCTTTATCCTTATCGAGAAGCAGAGCTTCAGTTGTAATCGAACCTATATCTATCCCGGCAACTAACATAAGCTTCTCCCCCTTTTTCTTGAGCTATTCCAGTGTTACGATGACCGTATCCGCT
The Syntrophorhabdaceae bacterium DNA segment above includes these coding regions:
- a CDS encoding DUF3394 domain-containing protein — translated: VGVVTLTGLGLKFSGAIIALAHGNLYLTLFFAMIASLILGMGLPTTAAYIICAILAVPALTNLGIGVLSAHLFVFYFAIISAITPPVALAAYAGSAIAKSSPMQTAVTACRIGLAAFIIPYMFVFNPALLMSGSALSIIWVTLTASVGVFLLSCATIGWFLTRITTWERVMLFITSILLIEPRLITDIIAVALLIPVLISQIALQRRKKAEAV
- a CDS encoding acyl-CoA dehydratase activase, with the translated sequence MLVAGIDIGSITTEALLLDKDKGILGYTILQTGADSRKTAEMALEKVLAYPGKSPSDVSYIVATGCGRKRAAFAKQAVTEITCIARGVNHLFPQARTIIDIGGQDTKVIRIDEKGRVIEFEMNDKCAAGTGRFVEVMAKALNVELDRIGDFSLKHKKELTISSICTVFAESEVISLVSEGEELEDILYGIHKAIADRTMGLINRLGGIQNDVIMAGGVAKNIGVVKALEAALGTQLKIHVEPQIIGSLGAAIIAMEKSA